In Corynebacterium ulcerans, one genomic interval encodes:
- a CDS encoding ABC transporter substrate-binding protein: MYDALFSVDKDAQVQPHLAKSYEVNGDYTKYTIEVRDNVRWHDGKKLTPEDVAFTFNYAKGSDRARWKNIANRISSMDVDGNHVTFTLADSNPYFVEEILTDMPIIAKHVFEDKKANEVTEHVGTGIYSLTEYVPGQKYVLTANDEFFLGKPAIGTLNIPIITDSAAIHQGLKSGEYLTAFSALAPELAETFEKEKSLKVTSGPGFGNDMIYMNTSVGPFKDVEFRQAISLAIDEDALIERVYLGHADHPTAGFYSPHSPWADTSLKYEFDTAKAEKMLDKLGYKREGDFRTNKDGKPFTIELLSSESALRLAAAQTIAQQLAKIGLDVRVKSMDSDTLDEHVWPGFDVSQEPNYQMTIFGWSGPTQLRASTIVQMGASDPTLGDFNLGKYKNPTFDQRADAYVKSGSKEEKESLVKELEKIYAETIIARPYAYGQLITVHNPTIYDGFVFQKGEGIINVSSFLEK; the protein is encoded by the coding sequence GTGTATGACGCGCTCTTTAGCGTCGATAAGGATGCACAAGTTCAGCCGCATCTAGCAAAGTCATATGAAGTCAATGGTGACTACACCAAGTACACCATCGAGGTCCGCGATAACGTGCGCTGGCATGACGGGAAGAAACTAACGCCTGAAGACGTAGCATTCACCTTCAACTACGCCAAAGGCAGCGACAGAGCTCGCTGGAAGAACATTGCGAACCGGATTTCCTCTATGGATGTCGACGGAAACCACGTGACCTTCACTCTGGCCGACTCAAATCCTTACTTTGTTGAGGAAATACTGACGGATATGCCGATCATTGCCAAGCATGTCTTTGAAGACAAAAAGGCTAATGAAGTCACCGAACACGTGGGCACCGGCATCTACTCACTGACCGAATACGTCCCAGGGCAGAAGTACGTGCTTACCGCTAATGACGAATTCTTCCTAGGGAAACCTGCCATCGGCACGCTGAATATACCGATCATCACCGATTCCGCCGCCATCCACCAGGGGCTAAAATCGGGAGAATATTTGACAGCATTCTCCGCCCTCGCGCCAGAGCTCGCCGAAACTTTTGAGAAAGAGAAAAGCCTCAAAGTAACCAGCGGGCCAGGGTTTGGAAATGACATGATCTACATGAATACAAGCGTGGGGCCTTTTAAGGACGTGGAATTCCGCCAGGCCATCAGCCTTGCCATCGACGAGGACGCTCTCATCGAGCGGGTTTATCTGGGGCATGCCGACCATCCCACCGCGGGCTTTTATTCACCACATTCGCCGTGGGCAGATACGTCGCTCAAGTATGAGTTTGATACCGCCAAGGCAGAAAAGATGCTCGACAAACTTGGATATAAGCGTGAGGGCGATTTCCGCACAAACAAAGACGGCAAGCCTTTTACCATCGAGCTTCTTTCTTCAGAATCTGCCTTGCGGCTTGCCGCAGCACAAACCATTGCGCAGCAACTGGCAAAAATCGGTCTCGATGTCCGCGTAAAATCCATGGACTCAGACACTCTTGACGAGCATGTATGGCCTGGCTTTGATGTCTCCCAAGAGCCTAACTACCAGATGACGATCTTTGGGTGGTCGGGGCCAACGCAATTGAGAGCATCGACGATCGTCCAGATGGGTGCATCAGACCCAACGCTGGGAGACTTTAACCTTGGCAAGTATAAGAATCCCACGTTTGACCAACGTGCTGATGCTTACGTGAAGTCCGGGTCAAAAGAAGAAAAGGAAAGCCTGGTCAAGGAACTAGAGAAGATATATGCAGAGACCATCATTGCGCGGCCTTATGCGTACGGACAACTGATTACCGTGCATAATCCCACTATTTATGATGGCTTTGTCTTCCAAAAAGGTGAAGGCATTATCAACGTTTCCTCGTTCTTAGAGAAGTAA
- the gltX gene encoding glutamate--tRNA ligase, with protein MKDMSEVRVRFCPSPTGTPHVGMVRTALFNWAQARHTGGKLVFRIEDTDAARDSEESYQAIIDSLTWLGMDWDEGVVVGGPHEPYRQSQRMDIYAEVLEKLKAAGFVYPAYSTAAEVEERHRAKGEDPKLGYDNYDRTLTEEQIAAFEAEGRQPVWRLRMPDQDWKWNDLVRGEIEFKAATQPDYVVARSNGAPLYTLVNPVDDALMGITHVLRGEDLLPSTPRQLALYEALKAIGVAEQTPEFGHLPFVMGEGNKKLSKRDPQSNLFNHRDAGIIPEGMMNYLALLGWSLSSEKDIFSVDELVANFDVKNVLANPARFDQKKLEAINADHIRLLAPEDFKQRLRDYLTEYTDFSADYPEEKFAIAADLVQTRIKMLGDAYALLKFLDTADEDLVLDEKSAKKNLKETAVQPLEAGIAALEALDEWTTPGIEAALQKALIEDLELKPRVAYGALRVGVSGQAISPPLFESMELLGRESTLNRLRAVLKVTPYSAQ; from the coding sequence ATGAAAGACATGTCTGAAGTACGCGTACGTTTTTGCCCATCACCCACAGGAACTCCACACGTGGGTATGGTGCGCACAGCCTTGTTCAACTGGGCACAGGCCCGTCACACCGGTGGCAAGCTTGTATTCCGCATCGAAGACACAGATGCAGCCCGTGATTCTGAAGAGTCTTATCAAGCAATCATTGACTCCCTGACGTGGCTTGGGATGGATTGGGATGAAGGCGTAGTGGTCGGTGGACCACACGAGCCATACCGCCAGAGCCAGCGCATGGATATTTACGCTGAGGTGCTGGAAAAGCTTAAAGCCGCAGGTTTTGTGTATCCCGCGTATTCCACAGCAGCAGAGGTAGAGGAACGCCATCGCGCCAAGGGCGAAGACCCCAAGCTTGGCTACGATAACTACGACCGCACCCTCACCGAAGAACAAATCGCCGCTTTTGAGGCCGAGGGCCGCCAGCCGGTCTGGCGCTTGCGCATGCCAGATCAGGACTGGAAGTGGAATGACCTGGTACGTGGTGAGATCGAGTTTAAAGCCGCTACCCAGCCCGACTATGTAGTGGCCCGCTCCAATGGGGCACCGCTCTACACGCTGGTCAACCCGGTTGATGATGCCCTCATGGGCATCACGCACGTTCTTCGCGGCGAGGATCTGCTTCCCTCAACTCCTAGGCAGCTGGCGCTGTATGAAGCGCTGAAGGCAATTGGGGTGGCGGAGCAGACTCCTGAGTTTGGGCACCTTCCCTTTGTGATGGGCGAAGGCAACAAGAAGCTCTCCAAGCGCGATCCGCAGTCGAACCTGTTCAACCACCGAGATGCCGGCATCATCCCTGAGGGCATGATGAACTATCTCGCGCTGCTTGGCTGGTCGCTGTCGTCGGAGAAGGATATTTTCTCTGTAGACGAGCTCGTTGCCAACTTTGACGTGAAGAACGTTTTGGCTAACCCAGCGCGTTTTGACCAGAAGAAGCTTGAGGCCATTAACGCCGACCACATTCGACTGCTGGCCCCAGAAGACTTCAAACAGCGCCTGCGCGACTACCTCACGGAGTACACGGATTTCTCTGCGGATTACCCAGAGGAGAAGTTTGCTATCGCCGCCGACTTGGTTCAGACCCGCATCAAGATGCTTGGCGACGCCTATGCGCTTCTGAAATTCCTCGATACCGCGGATGAGGACCTCGTGCTTGATGAGAAATCCGCGAAGAAGAATCTCAAAGAGACCGCTGTGCAGCCACTGGAAGCCGGCATTGCGGCTCTGGAAGCCCTTGACGAGTGGACCACTCCTGGTATTGAGGCTGCGTTGCAGAAGGCCCTCATCGAGGACCTGGAGCTCAAACCACGCGTTGCCTATGGCGCATTGCGTGTGGGCGTCTCCGGCCAGGCTATCTCGCCGCCATTGTTCGAGTCGATGGAGCTTTTGGGACGAGAGTCCACGCTCAACCGCTTGCGTGCTGTTCTTAAGGTGACGCCTTACTCGGCACAGTAG
- a CDS encoding ABC transporter ATP-binding protein, translated as MSTCPIRVERITKRYGKTIGVSDVSLDFPTGHVVCIVGESGSGKTTLINVLLGLIKPTAGRVFPAQQAALVLQDPYTSLSPLLTIEQSMAEPFKLAKKRIDAHRIDSVFSRLGLNFSALAQRRPHELSGGQLQRINIARAVLMQPDLIVMDEPTSMVDPINTQRIGEIIAKMKHDAAVVVVTHDLGFAQGIADSTVVMRQGKMIEHITDNNDLTTSQLPYVREMDCAANDLAAYVRHLNMSR; from the coding sequence ATGAGTACCTGCCCGATCCGCGTTGAGCGGATTACCAAGCGCTATGGGAAGACGATCGGTGTTTCGGACGTATCTCTCGATTTCCCCACGGGGCATGTTGTCTGCATCGTGGGTGAAAGCGGAAGCGGCAAAACAACTCTGATCAACGTCTTGTTGGGCCTGATCAAGCCCACCGCAGGGCGCGTCTTTCCTGCGCAACAGGCGGCGCTTGTTCTGCAGGACCCATATACGTCTTTAAGCCCTCTGCTCACCATAGAGCAGAGCATGGCGGAACCATTCAAGCTTGCGAAAAAACGCATCGACGCTCACCGTATCGACTCGGTTTTTTCTCGCCTAGGACTGAATTTTTCAGCTTTAGCGCAGCGTCGGCCCCACGAGTTATCAGGGGGACAACTACAACGTATCAACATCGCACGCGCCGTTCTTATGCAACCAGATCTCATCGTGATGGACGAGCCGACATCGATGGTGGACCCCATAAACACCCAAAGAATCGGCGAAATAATTGCGAAGATGAAACACGACGCTGCGGTTGTGGTGGTCACGCATGATCTTGGCTTTGCACAAGGGATAGCAGATTCAACCGTTGTGATGCGTCAGGGGAAGATGATCGAACACATCACGGACAACAACGATTTAACAACTAGTCAACTACCGTACGTTCGGGAGATGGATTGTGCGGCGAATGATCTTGCCGCCTATGTACGTCACCTCAATATGTCCAGGTAG
- a CDS encoding alpha/beta hydrolase family esterase — protein MIFGFGEKASHTEGYRPRHARPTAQRRAWRALTRDRRVAIAVASAALIGCLAVPISLITDVEANPTLVSKSVVRQTPAIPQDNDAPAQSAAAPYGGAAETVPVFSGPYPFDSTYNPHPAVLPGQMRNIEITATNGVRRRYLLHVGKNYRPERPAPSPVLFAFAGWRVDPEHFARESKFADGEAGNDALLVFPAGRENSWEGAPYSVAAPGEDIAFVKQILETIDRDYLIDRTRVYAAGMSNGGGMAAILGCHAADVFAGIVSVSSAYYLPVTAGCKGKPVPTLDIHGTVDHVVAYEGGHRHGVPYHSVPDYLATVSQRNGCLPEKPTQLKVGDVEIERFNGCAAETEHMRVLGQGHVWNQAPNASTAAWNFLSRQHL, from the coding sequence GTGATATTTGGATTCGGCGAGAAAGCCTCGCACACCGAAGGTTATAGGCCGCGCCATGCACGGCCCACGGCCCAAAGGCGCGCGTGGAGGGCTCTGACGCGGGATCGTCGTGTGGCGATAGCAGTCGCCTCAGCAGCTCTTATTGGTTGCCTTGCCGTACCGATTTCTCTAATTACTGACGTTGAAGCGAACCCTACGTTGGTGAGCAAAAGTGTGGTGAGGCAAACTCCCGCCATTCCACAAGACAACGATGCTCCTGCTCAGAGTGCTGCTGCGCCCTATGGCGGTGCGGCGGAAACAGTGCCTGTGTTTTCCGGTCCTTATCCTTTTGACTCCACGTATAACCCGCATCCGGCCGTTCTGCCTGGACAGATGCGCAATATAGAGATCACAGCCACCAATGGCGTTCGCCGTAGGTATCTCTTACACGTGGGGAAAAACTACAGGCCGGAGCGGCCGGCGCCCTCTCCCGTCTTGTTTGCGTTTGCGGGATGGCGGGTAGACCCTGAGCATTTTGCTCGTGAATCCAAGTTTGCTGATGGGGAAGCCGGCAATGATGCCTTGTTAGTTTTTCCTGCTGGGCGTGAAAACTCTTGGGAAGGCGCTCCCTATTCCGTTGCCGCTCCTGGGGAAGACATAGCGTTTGTTAAACAGATCCTTGAAACCATTGACCGCGATTATCTGATCGACCGCACCCGTGTGTATGCCGCGGGTATGTCTAACGGCGGGGGAATGGCTGCGATCCTTGGATGCCATGCTGCTGATGTTTTTGCCGGAATCGTAAGTGTCTCATCCGCGTACTATCTTCCGGTTACCGCAGGATGCAAGGGTAAGCCGGTACCTACGCTGGATATACACGGCACGGTTGACCATGTGGTGGCTTATGAAGGCGGTCATCGTCATGGCGTCCCATATCACTCCGTTCCGGACTATCTTGCTACTGTCTCGCAGCGCAATGGCTGCCTGCCGGAAAAGCCGACGCAGCTCAAGGTTGGAGATGTTGAGATCGAAAGATTTAACGGGTGCGCTGCCGAGACCGAACACATGCGAGTGTTGGGCCAAGGTCACGTATGGAACCAAGCCCCCAATGCTTCTACCGCTGCATGGAACTTTTTGAGCCGGCAGCATTTATAA
- a CDS encoding dipeptide/oligopeptide/nickel ABC transporter ATP-binding protein, whose protein sequence is MPLLDVSSLSVTYPSAVKPVVKDFDLKVREGEFVGLMGSSGSGKTTIIRSIFGNLPAGTSVEGTILFSGTPMGAHRWWRDISLVPQSSMSSLNPSFRIGTTIEETCKANNVDFSHRRICELLDVVELAPNVAAQFPHELSGGMRQRVCIALALACNPRMVVLDEATTGLDVLVEAHIVALLDRLRKHLGLAAILVSHDPRIMSALADSVVSLEEVQ, encoded by the coding sequence ATGCCATTGCTTGATGTCAGTAGCCTCTCAGTCACGTATCCGAGCGCGGTAAAACCGGTGGTCAAAGACTTTGACCTTAAGGTAAGAGAAGGCGAGTTCGTGGGCCTGATGGGAAGTTCCGGAAGCGGAAAAACAACGATTATTCGCTCAATCTTTGGCAACCTCCCAGCCGGAACGAGCGTCGAGGGAACAATCCTGTTTTCTGGCACGCCGATGGGAGCGCATCGGTGGTGGCGTGATATTTCGCTTGTTCCTCAGTCTTCAATGTCATCGTTGAATCCGTCGTTTCGCATCGGAACCACCATTGAAGAAACCTGCAAAGCAAACAACGTAGATTTTTCGCACCGACGTATCTGCGAGCTTCTCGACGTCGTCGAGCTTGCCCCAAACGTTGCGGCACAGTTTCCTCACGAACTTTCAGGAGGGATGCGGCAACGCGTCTGCATCGCACTCGCCCTGGCCTGCAACCCCCGGATGGTCGTGCTTGATGAGGCAACGACAGGTCTCGACGTGCTGGTGGAAGCGCATATCGTGGCTCTCCTGGACAGGCTGAGAAAACATCTGGGATTAGCAGCGATCCTCGTTTCTCACGATCCGCGGATTATGAGTGCTTTGGCGGATTCTGTCGTCTCCCTTGAGGAGGTCCAATGA
- a CDS encoding ABC transporter permease, producing MKFLRSWWPLVIIAILIIVAIFAPALAPYDPSAQQGRPFSAPSAKHWLGLNHLGEDILSELIMGTRHSLAIATVASLITLAIAFVGGAIAGLRGGATDCAIMRVAEFFMAVPALPAILLLAAIMQGGFWSMVFVLTVMSWPYLLRLVRGEVVDIKRRGYIRTIRAMGASDLYIVRVHVLQELAPMLVYRYVLRFKSTILTESTLAFLGIGALTTTSWGTILHHAQARHAFTTGTWVYWALPAVMCIIVVSFSLMMLAYKIEERSDARLSHAIA from the coding sequence ATGAAATTTCTCAGATCTTGGTGGCCCCTCGTTATTATTGCGATTCTTATAATCGTTGCGATCTTCGCGCCAGCCCTTGCGCCTTATGACCCCTCCGCGCAGCAAGGTCGCCCTTTTAGCGCACCGAGTGCCAAGCATTGGCTCGGCTTGAACCACCTGGGAGAAGACATCCTGTCGGAGCTCATTATGGGAACCCGGCACTCACTAGCCATTGCGACTGTGGCCAGTCTGATCACGCTCGCGATTGCTTTTGTAGGAGGTGCGATTGCGGGGCTTCGCGGAGGCGCTACTGATTGTGCGATCATGCGGGTAGCTGAGTTCTTCATGGCTGTCCCTGCGCTTCCGGCGATACTGCTTCTTGCTGCGATCATGCAGGGAGGTTTTTGGTCGATGGTCTTTGTCCTCACGGTCATGAGCTGGCCTTATCTTCTCCGTCTTGTGCGCGGTGAAGTCGTTGACATTAAGCGGCGCGGATACATCCGAACAATCCGTGCGATGGGGGCATCTGACCTCTATATTGTGCGAGTTCACGTTCTACAAGAGCTCGCACCCATGCTCGTCTATCGCTATGTCTTGAGGTTTAAGTCGACTATTTTGACAGAATCCACGCTCGCTTTTCTTGGAATCGGTGCTCTCACCACCACATCGTGGGGAACAATCCTGCACCACGCTCAAGCAAGGCATGCTTTCACCACTGGTACCTGGGTTTATTGGGCACTCCCTGCGGTCATGTGCATCATCGTGGTGAGTTTTTCACTCATGATGTTGGCCTACAAGATTGAAGAACGCTCAGATGCGAGGTTGTCTCATGCCATTGCTTGA
- a CDS encoding ABC transporter permease: MHRNRSAYFYALVFIALLIVNFALPRFMPGSPLKHVAGDAVGELTAADRMNLLTAYGLDKPLWQQFFLYIRDFFTLNWGTSFAKKESITAILLRAAPWTLLLASANLILSTFIGAWLGRRSALKRGEGKDRRYVVGAALMSSIPIFWVCIVLLSLFAATWRLFPLGGAVDLWHKHSGIAWVVDVAHHLTLPLLAMVFGTITTYFIAMRQGTLRVINNSYVELARLRNISEDRVRRWYITRNALTQVFTIFMIDVGYLFSGSLVVESVFSYPGLGQVMTEAVFNRDYPLIQSSFLAISLLVLASSYLSDRLYSRVNIGAEI; encoded by the coding sequence ATGCATCGAAATCGAAGCGCATACTTCTACGCACTCGTGTTTATCGCGTTGCTCATCGTGAATTTTGCCCTGCCCCGGTTTATGCCTGGCTCTCCGCTTAAGCACGTCGCGGGTGATGCCGTGGGCGAATTAACCGCAGCAGACCGGATGAACCTTCTAACGGCATACGGGCTAGATAAACCGTTGTGGCAACAGTTTTTCCTCTACATCCGCGATTTTTTCACGCTCAATTGGGGAACGTCTTTTGCCAAAAAAGAGTCGATAACCGCGATTCTGTTACGTGCGGCACCGTGGACACTGCTCCTAGCCAGCGCAAACTTGATTCTCTCCACCTTCATCGGTGCATGGCTGGGACGTCGTTCCGCGCTTAAGCGAGGCGAGGGTAAAGACCGCCGCTATGTTGTCGGGGCAGCTTTGATGAGCTCGATTCCTATTTTCTGGGTATGCATTGTGCTGCTTTCGCTGTTTGCTGCCACGTGGCGCCTGTTCCCGCTAGGAGGGGCAGTAGACCTGTGGCACAAACACTCAGGAATCGCATGGGTCGTGGATGTTGCCCACCACCTAACGCTCCCACTCCTAGCGATGGTGTTTGGCACGATTACCACGTACTTCATTGCAATGCGCCAGGGGACATTACGCGTTATCAACAACAGCTATGTTGAGCTTGCTCGGTTACGCAATATCAGCGAGGACCGCGTGCGTCGGTGGTATATCACGCGCAATGCTTTAACCCAGGTATTTACTATCTTCATGATCGACGTGGGCTATCTCTTTTCCGGCTCTCTTGTCGTGGAATCGGTCTTCTCTTATCCCGGCCTCGGCCAGGTTATGACTGAGGCAGTGTTTAACCGGGACTATCCGCTCATACAGTCGAGTTTCCTTGCAATCTCGCTTTTGGTGTTGGCTAGCAGCTACCTATCGGATCGTTTGTATTCCCGAGTCAACATCGGGGCGGAGATATAA
- the bioB gene encoding biotin synthase BioB, producing the protein MTTTLNDVQNLKERVLAGEIIDRDTALALLDTPLDELAQAADDIRQHFCGNGFDMCSIINAKSGRCPENCTFCAQSIRFPNIEIDKYPLITVDELLAQAKENKEKGVLRFSIVTSGRKLRRDEVEHICEGVRRIRAEIGIEVCISAGLLTEEQFTLLHNAGVSRVHCNLETSRNNFPNICTSHTFENKIETLEAAKRAGMSLCSGGILGLGETFEDRIDMVISARELGVKSIPVNVLVAIEGTPLQGMVPVAPEEVRRAVAIFRFLCPDAAIRLAGGRELLGDHGEACFTSGANSAISGDMLTTTGSTIASDLALVKELGFDVVLDHDDRTVNG; encoded by the coding sequence ATGACCACCACATTGAACGATGTTCAAAACTTAAAAGAACGCGTACTCGCAGGTGAAATCATCGACCGCGACACCGCCCTCGCGCTTCTCGACACACCCCTCGATGAGCTTGCCCAAGCCGCCGATGACATCCGTCAACACTTCTGCGGCAACGGCTTTGACATGTGTTCCATCATCAACGCCAAAAGCGGACGATGCCCAGAAAATTGCACCTTCTGCGCCCAAAGCATCCGCTTTCCCAACATTGAAATAGACAAATACCCGCTCATCACCGTCGACGAGCTGCTTGCACAAGCCAAAGAGAACAAAGAAAAGGGCGTACTCCGCTTCTCCATCGTCACATCAGGGCGGAAATTACGACGCGACGAAGTAGAGCACATCTGCGAAGGCGTGCGCCGAATCCGCGCAGAAATAGGCATCGAAGTCTGCATTTCCGCAGGCCTTCTCACCGAAGAACAATTCACCTTGCTGCATAACGCAGGGGTAAGCCGCGTTCACTGCAACCTAGAAACATCACGCAACAACTTCCCCAACATCTGCACATCCCACACCTTTGAAAACAAAATAGAGACGCTAGAAGCCGCCAAGCGCGCCGGGATGAGTCTCTGCTCCGGTGGCATTTTAGGCTTAGGCGAGACCTTTGAAGACCGCATCGATATGGTCATCTCCGCCCGGGAACTCGGCGTAAAGTCCATACCGGTCAACGTCCTGGTAGCCATCGAAGGAACCCCGCTCCAAGGGATGGTTCCCGTGGCTCCAGAAGAAGTACGCCGCGCAGTAGCCATCTTCCGGTTCCTCTGCCCTGACGCCGCAATCCGACTCGCCGGCGGGCGCGAATTACTTGGCGACCACGGCGAAGCCTGCTTTACCTCCGGCGCTAACTCGGCCATCAGCGGTGACATGCTCACCACCACTGGCTCTACCATTGCCAGCGACTTGGCGCTGGTCAAGGAGCTGGGGTTTGATGTGGTGCTGGATCATGACGATCGTACTGTGAACGGATAG
- a CDS encoding PIG-L deacetylase family protein, which yields MATVPAGKRIMLLGVYGMEAVEVGGALLKNANRGGQSSAAIMLCGEEMRPGVTAACEKLKISVDYLGFALGEIQNDVAHKAEIVKAIRAAAPEVLITQDPEHSVEDFDPDRREAMNLILDSIALSARQWRVELGDPVALPEVYFMSPDSPNTIVSISDVWEEKQGALDLLESQLEFSAQHYDRYHGSETMEKIVPGWATMDNLERGKKSLREFNRALYLNNGSLGHGHFAFAEAYRKVGMFHVDHL from the coding sequence ATGGCAACCGTTCCAGCTGGCAAACGGATCATGCTGCTAGGCGTATACGGAATGGAAGCTGTGGAAGTGGGAGGTGCGCTTCTTAAAAACGCGAATAGGGGTGGCCAGTCGAGTGCTGCAATTATGTTGTGCGGTGAGGAGATGCGCCCAGGGGTCACCGCGGCGTGTGAAAAACTTAAAATTTCGGTTGATTATCTTGGCTTTGCACTGGGCGAAATACAAAATGATGTGGCCCATAAGGCTGAGATCGTTAAGGCGATACGAGCAGCGGCTCCTGAGGTGTTGATTACGCAGGATCCCGAGCACTCCGTTGAGGATTTTGACCCGGATCGTCGTGAAGCAATGAACTTGATTTTGGACTCGATTGCGCTGTCAGCTCGCCAATGGCGGGTCGAACTCGGTGATCCCGTGGCGCTGCCTGAGGTCTACTTTATGAGTCCTGATTCACCCAACACCATCGTGTCTATTTCAGATGTGTGGGAGGAAAAGCAGGGGGCGCTCGACCTTTTGGAATCTCAGCTGGAATTCTCTGCGCAGCACTATGATCGCTACCACGGTTCGGAGACCATGGAAAAAATTGTTCCGGGCTGGGCCACGATGGATAACCTTGAGCGGGGCAAGAAATCCCTGCGCGAGTTCAATAGGGCCCTTTACTTGAACAACGGTTCTTTGGGGCATGGTCACTTTGCGTTTGCCGAGGCATATCGCAAGGTAGGCATGTTCCACGTCGATCACCTATAA
- a CDS encoding cutinase family protein: MGGGIKRYLGLVAVVCAGSTIVGIPAAGAQPAQCPRIEIAVTGGSGNSSPLDDPQDILSFGGTNFAKHVARLHSDVRVWQTPYYSSIGVVGGGSKTGFDRFLTYGDSYRGGVDTLHKHVEEVAAACPGTSFILAGYSQGADIAGAITERISRGEIKGVTAEKLLASYLLADPGRSRITANSATTTTGYSGRVTENGAIMVDTNYGLPDPGSVGIASPRPAGAFSNLPGKVRSVCSSGDPVCSVIPNGALAAVAQWATKEGKEINYDRPSVSLGSMFKDGSFVISVGPYLGQILSGFYYGEPQPVRDGFYAASRNTWLNDAQRNALEIVAEETSSLMRYLDSAKIFGITQEHLTGNMAMDRLINIVGSLHSKIGLAETSLALGATSRHVSYTGDSSTPTTIQGQRVDDWIQTDMSKVVAAHLGGPALPEIPQTARMGLLQKVGAPIWWLTKKIFGERSKMTRDIWEYFDL; this comes from the coding sequence ATGGGTGGTGGGATAAAGCGCTATCTTGGCCTGGTGGCAGTAGTATGCGCTGGCAGCACTATCGTGGGAATACCAGCAGCAGGGGCGCAACCGGCGCAGTGTCCGAGGATAGAGATCGCGGTAACTGGGGGATCGGGAAACTCGAGCCCCTTGGATGACCCCCAAGACATCCTCAGCTTCGGCGGAACAAACTTTGCCAAGCACGTTGCTCGTCTACATTCGGATGTGCGTGTGTGGCAAACCCCGTATTACTCCTCAATCGGTGTTGTCGGTGGCGGAAGCAAAACCGGATTCGATCGCTTTTTAACCTACGGTGACTCCTACCGGGGCGGCGTGGATACGTTGCATAAGCACGTTGAAGAAGTCGCTGCCGCTTGCCCAGGAACGTCCTTTATCTTGGCCGGATACTCCCAGGGCGCGGATATCGCCGGGGCAATCACTGAGCGTATTTCGCGCGGTGAGATTAAAGGCGTGACTGCGGAAAAACTTCTCGCCTCGTACCTCCTAGCGGATCCCGGTCGGTCGCGCATAACGGCTAATAGCGCCACCACGACCACCGGTTACTCCGGCAGAGTGACAGAAAATGGGGCGATCATGGTTGACACAAACTATGGTCTCCCAGATCCAGGTTCGGTGGGCATTGCCAGCCCACGTCCTGCTGGTGCCTTTAGCAACCTGCCTGGAAAAGTTCGTTCCGTGTGCAGCTCGGGCGACCCGGTGTGTAGCGTGATCCCTAACGGAGCACTGGCTGCGGTAGCTCAGTGGGCTACCAAAGAAGGCAAAGAGATTAATTACGACCGTCCCAGCGTTTCTTTGGGCTCGATGTTTAAAGACGGTAGCTTTGTCATCTCCGTGGGGCCTTACCTTGGCCAGATCCTCTCTGGATTTTATTATGGGGAGCCTCAGCCGGTTCGCGACGGCTTCTACGCAGCATCGCGCAACACATGGCTTAACGACGCCCAGCGCAATGCCTTGGAAATCGTAGCCGAGGAAACCTCAAGTTTGATGCGTTACCTGGATAGCGCGAAGATCTTTGGCATTACCCAAGAACACCTGACTGGCAACATGGCCATGGATCGCCTCATCAACATCGTCGGCTCGCTGCACAGCAAAATTGGGCTTGCAGAAACCTCCCTGGCGCTTGGTGCGACCTCCAGGCACGTCTCTTATACCGGTGATAGCAGCACGCCTACCACGATCCAGGGGCAGCGGGTAGACGACTGGATCCAAACCGATATGTCCAAAGTGGTAGCGGCGCATCTGGGTGGGCCAGCATTGCCGGAAATCCCTCAGACTGCACGCATGGGGCTTCTCCAGAAAGTGGGAGCACCAATCTGGTGGCTGACCAAAAAGATTTTTGGAGAGCGCAGCAAGATGACGCGTGACATATGGGAGTATTTTGACCTCTGA